A genomic window from Exiguobacterium acetylicum DSM 20416 includes:
- a CDS encoding sensor domain-containing diguanylate cyclase: protein MNQPFEDLKMYQNFDELADDVLDFAKEILPEQMLYLSAIEAGQQRMLKIANDKADIPMVEGMQIELNQSLCKLIDFETRQPVVLENIPNAEQLGDWRKGLEEAYVRSYLGIPIVLTSGETFGTLCAINNRVSLYEQKNVQLLQRIVRLFLYYLELERHAWKDALTGLHNRRYLTKHFEEHPGQTGAVFFLDLDGFKQVNDVYGHETGDVVLQEVAQRLRQFVREQDDAMAVRLGGDEFILHFGHSDSREGWERLAKRIVTALSEWETDYRVSTSIGIVMYDTAFRPELQALLQQADVALYAAKSSGKNTYQFYEMTKK, encoded by the coding sequence ATGAATCAACCATTTGAAGACTTAAAGATGTATCAAAATTTTGATGAGCTTGCAGATGATGTCCTCGATTTTGCGAAAGAGATTTTACCGGAACAGATGTTATATTTATCGGCAATTGAAGCAGGGCAACAACGGATGTTGAAGATCGCGAACGATAAAGCGGATATCCCAATGGTGGAAGGCATGCAGATTGAATTGAACCAATCGTTATGCAAGCTGATTGATTTCGAGACGAGACAGCCGGTCGTCCTCGAAAATATTCCGAACGCGGAACAACTCGGCGACTGGCGAAAGGGTTTGGAGGAGGCTTATGTCCGGTCCTACTTGGGTATTCCAATCGTCTTGACGAGCGGGGAGACGTTCGGGACATTATGTGCGATCAATAATCGAGTCAGCTTGTATGAACAGAAAAATGTTCAGCTATTGCAACGAATCGTCCGGCTTTTCTTGTACTACTTGGAGCTCGAACGTCATGCTTGGAAGGATGCGTTGACAGGACTGCATAATCGGAGGTACTTAACGAAGCATTTCGAGGAGCATCCCGGGCAGACAGGAGCCGTCTTCTTCCTTGATCTCGATGGCTTTAAGCAAGTCAACGATGTCTATGGACACGAAACAGGAGACGTCGTCCTGCAAGAAGTCGCACAACGCTTGCGACAGTTCGTCCGCGAACAAGATGATGCGATGGCTGTACGACTAGGTGGCGATGAGTTCATCTTACATTTCGGCCATTCGGATTCAAGGGAAGGGTGGGAACGACTCGCAAAGCGGATCGTCACTGCGTTAAGTGAGTGGGAAACGGACTATCGCGTGTCGACGAGTATCGGAATCGTGATGTATGACACTGCGTTTCGTCCAGAGTTGCAAGCCTTGTTACAACAGGCGGATGTTGCGCTATATGCCGCTAAGTCGTCTGGGAAGAATACGTATCAGTTCTACGAGATGACGAAGAAATGA